A genome region from Deinococcus sp. KNUC1210 includes the following:
- a CDS encoding DUF418 domain-containing protein, whose protein sequence is MSQLLPPDQSVQPAPPGRAAVSPAERWPLPDVLRGGAILGILFVNMQDFAGYDEWTQRGPDQAAQVFIDVLMNGKFVSIFALLFGAGMLMILDRASSRHIGAFRLLRRLLALLVLGALHGALLWHGDVIGLYALTGLLLLPPLLLRPPPWLLALAGSGLGLWWLALRVQDALGASSAARWSYTLASTPVGSYPALVGTRAGRLLSDLLADWSYNALWLLALFLLGMAAQRAGLLARPAHFRRLFRALLLGGAVLGLPLSCLLAWLNTQPTEAAGLWEVPVRMSSGLLLGVAYAAGTALLIAGGRPGVLRHLAAPGRLALSNYLGQSLVMTTVFYPYGLNLYRHVGALTCLLLALSLAALQLLVSGWWLRRSAQGPLEWLLRRLVYGRGALSVKPRSP, encoded by the coding sequence TTGAGCCAGCTCCTTCCGCCAGACCAGTCTGTTCAGCCTGCGCCGCCCGGCAGGGCCGCCGTCTCGCCTGCCGAGCGCTGGCCCCTGCCCGACGTGCTGAGGGGCGGCGCGATTCTGGGCATCCTGTTCGTCAACATGCAGGATTTTGCAGGCTACGACGAATGGACGCAGCGCGGGCCAGATCAGGCGGCGCAGGTGTTCATCGACGTGCTGATGAACGGGAAATTCGTGTCGATCTTCGCGCTGCTGTTCGGAGCGGGCATGCTGATGATCCTGGACCGCGCTTCCTCGCGCCACATCGGAGCCTTCCGGCTGCTGCGCCGACTGCTGGCGCTGCTGGTGCTCGGCGCACTGCACGGGGCACTGCTCTGGCATGGCGACGTGATCGGGCTGTATGCCCTGACCGGATTACTGCTGCTGCCGCCGCTGCTGCTGAGGCCCCCGCCGTGGCTGCTGGCGCTGGCAGGCAGTGGCCTGGGGCTGTGGTGGCTGGCCCTGCGAGTGCAGGACGCGCTGGGGGCCAGCAGTGCGGCCCGCTGGTCGTATACGCTGGCCTCTACGCCAGTCGGCAGTTATCCGGCGCTGGTGGGCACCCGTGCCGGGCGGCTGCTGAGCGACCTGCTGGCTGACTGGAGCTACAACGCGCTGTGGCTGCTGGCGCTGTTTCTGCTCGGCATGGCGGCGCAGCGGGCCGGTCTGCTGGCACGCCCGGCGCACTTTCGGCGGCTGTTCCGGGCGCTGCTGCTGGGCGGCGCGGTGCTGGGCCTGCCGCTGTCGTGCCTGCTGGCCTGGCTGAACACCCAGCCCACCGAGGCGGCGGGGCTGTGGGAAGTGCCGGTCCGTATGAGCAGCGGCCTGCTGCTGGGCGTGGCCTACGCGGCGGGCACGGCGCTGCTGATCGCTGGGGGCCGCCCCGGAGTGCTGCGCCACCTCGCCGCCCCCGGACGGCTGGCGCTCAGCAATTACCTGGGACAGTCGCTCGTCATGACCACGGTGTTCTATCCGTATGGCCTGAATCTTTATCGCCACGTGGGGGCGCTGACGTGTCTGCTGCTGGCCCTGTCGCTGGCGGCGCTGCAACTGCTGGTGTCGGGGTGGTGGCTGCGCCGCTCCGCTCAGGGGCCGCTGGAATGGCTGCTGAGGCGGCTGGTGTACGGGCGCGGCGCTCTGTCGGTGAAGCCGCGCTCACCTTGA
- a CDS encoding branched-chain amino acid ABC transporter substrate-binding protein — translation MNNPTLQARPAAVVSLSRCFAAFGIMVALGVAHAVAATAKIAVMAPLSGSQIAIGTDVQQGAELALTQRQADFAKLGIDLQLTTLDDGGEAVRGVDQMAVALKDPAVLGLVGPVNSGVTLKVAESVSATPLAIISPTSVTDELTQQGWNYFSRIIAPNSAQANVAAQYIASSLHVGRVYIVSDNQTFGNGLAKQLQANLEVRKVTVVGFNGVAAATDPAALKFTLAQIVAAKPDLVFYAGTHEDGAALLRSIRAAGLKMLFMGGQSLDTPAFIRLAQDDAGGVMYVSGYGPVASFSNRFRFVEQFQAAYKHPPQIRSVFAYDAMNVMLDAVQNTFRANGGRLPTRAELIPAVRKVNLTAFRAVTGPISLSANGERLSTPMFVIGLDSKTLLQNVLYVSRYHSPR, via the coding sequence ATGAACAATCCAACACTTCAGGCGAGGCCCGCTGCTGTCGTCTCTCTCTCCCGCTGCTTCGCGGCATTTGGCATCATGGTGGCGCTTGGGGTGGCGCACGCGGTCGCGGCCACTGCCAAAATCGCGGTGATGGCTCCCCTGAGCGGCAGCCAGATCGCCATCGGGACCGACGTGCAGCAGGGAGCCGAACTCGCGCTGACGCAGCGTCAGGCCGACTTCGCAAAGCTGGGCATCGATCTACAGCTGACGACGCTCGACGACGGCGGGGAAGCCGTCCGGGGCGTGGATCAGATGGCCGTTGCCCTGAAAGATCCCGCCGTTCTCGGCCTGGTCGGGCCTGTCAATTCGGGCGTCACGCTCAAGGTGGCCGAGTCGGTCAGTGCCACGCCGCTGGCGATCATCTCACCGACCAGCGTCACCGACGAACTGACCCAGCAGGGATGGAATTATTTCAGCAGAATTATCGCGCCCAACAGCGCCCAGGCCAATGTGGCCGCGCAGTACATCGCCTCGTCGCTGCATGTGGGCCGCGTGTACATCGTCAGCGATAACCAGACCTTCGGCAACGGCCTGGCAAAGCAGTTGCAGGCCAATCTGGAAGTCCGGAAGGTCACGGTGGTGGGCTTTAACGGTGTGGCGGCCGCCACCGATCCGGCGGCTCTGAAATTTACGCTGGCACAGATCGTGGCGGCCAAACCCGATCTGGTGTTCTATGCCGGAACCCATGAGGACGGAGCCGCGCTGCTCAGAAGTATCCGGGCTGCCGGACTGAAGATGCTCTTCATGGGAGGGCAGAGCCTGGATACCCCGGCCTTTATCCGGCTGGCTCAGGACGATGCGGGGGGCGTGATGTACGTCAGCGGATATGGCCCGGTGGCGAGTTTCAGCAACCGTTTCCGCTTTGTCGAACAGTTTCAGGCGGCCTACAAGCACCCGCCGCAGATCCGTTCGGTCTTCGCCTACGACGCCATGAACGTGATGCTCGACGCCGTGCAGAACACCTTCCGGGCCAATGGTGGGCGGCTGCCGACGCGGGCCGAACTGATTCCGGCAGTCCGCAAGGTCAATCTGACGGCGTTCCGGGCCGTGACCGGGCCGATCTCGCTGAGCGCCAACGGTGAGCGTCTGAGCACGCCGATGTTCGTGATCGGGCTGGACAGCAAGACGCTGTTGCAGAACGTCCTGTATGTCAGCCGCTACCACTCGCCGCGCTGA
- a CDS encoding MmcQ/YjbR family DNA-binding protein, with protein sequence MQTVAEVREKCQQLPGSQETFPFDAHTLVMKAGGKVYALLALNSDPLSLSLKCDPERAETLRGEFEQITPGYHLNKRHWNTLRLDGTLPADLVSDLLLHSYALVVASLTRAQRAAL encoded by the coding sequence ATGCAGACGGTGGCCGAGGTGCGTGAGAAATGCCAGCAGTTGCCGGGCAGCCAGGAAACCTTTCCTTTCGACGCCCACACGCTGGTCATGAAGGCTGGTGGCAAGGTGTATGCCCTGCTGGCGCTGAACAGCGACCCGCTGAGCCTGAGTCTGAAGTGCGACCCTGAACGGGCCGAGACGCTCAGAGGGGAATTCGAGCAGATCACACCGGGATATCACCTGAACAAGCGGCACTGGAACACCCTGCGGCTCGACGGCACGCTGCCCGCTGACCTGGTGAGCGACCTGCTGCTGCACAGTTACGCCCTGGTCGTCGCCAGCCTGACGCGGGCGCAACGAGCGGCCCTGTAA